The Mycteria americana isolate JAX WOST 10 ecotype Jacksonville Zoo and Gardens chromosome 25, USCA_MyAme_1.0, whole genome shotgun sequence genome includes a window with the following:
- the SEMA4A gene encoding semaphorin-4A — MVLGPSRGASLPPPAMPAAALRLLCGVVMPAAMLCAEPLPRIAFPSGDPRRTLTHFSQDNVSHYDILLLHGSEEELYVGARDRVLALTVGTPGSIRAKASITWGPTAEKTSECAFKKKSQETECFNFIRVLVALNQTHLYVCGTYAFSPACTYIHLENFTLMSSGRGQPFLDGKGQCPFDPQHTYTALLVDGELYAGTMNNFQGNEPIISRSLGSRTLLKTDAFLRWLSADAAFVASFSIPGDDKVYFFFEETADEFDFFERLLVPRVARVCKSDVGGDKVLQKKWTTFLKAQLMCSQPGHFPFNVIHHAFALPRRDGGADFYAVFTSQWQAGRAGSAAVCAYSLEALEEVFEGKYKELNKESSRWTVYGGPDMSPRPGSCYMGASSDKALTFMKDHFLMDGKVSPTQGQPLLVKTDVTYTRIAVDETRGISGVTYRVMFLATAEGFLHKAVELPGGPHIVESIQLFGTPEPVKNLLLAPGKGFLYVGYSGGVLQVPLANCSLHRSCAECVLARDPYCAWHSLEGSCQPARAATAEDTSAWLQDVETGSPATACHRGRRVAMPRAWGPPEDPAAERLSPPLNAVVRLPCPRRSALATYSWQQPAGRGGRGDATLLPDHTLVVIMQRGTAGTYKCQATENGYTWTVAHYQLWDPSGAAPQPDRLTEEGLAWGSSTPGTSQSYWPQFVTVTVLLAVTLAAAACLALLAYHDQLKARSKVRGCGAPHSPPSQHREKVPLNGGSGEPPAPVVPTEEEEEEEESSNACCLQLDGDIDADNNRVRVPAGDTA, encoded by the exons ATGGTGCTGGGACCCTCCAGGGGTGCatccctgccgccccccgccatGCCCGCAGCTGCCCTCCGCCTGCTCTGCGGTGTGGTGATGCCGGCCGCCATGCTCTGCGCCGAGCCCCTGCCCCGCATCGCCTTCCCCAGCG GGGACCCCCGACGGACCCTGACCCATTTCAGCCAGGACAACGTCTCCCACTACGACATTCTCCTCCTGCATGGCAGCGAGGAGGAGCTGTACGTGGGGGCGCGTGACCGGGTGCTGGCCCTCACCGTCGGCACCCCAGGCAGCATCCGTGCCAAAGCCTCG ATAACGTGGGGACCCACGGCCGAGAAAACCTCCGAATGTGCTTTTAAGAAGAAGAGCCAGGAG ACCGAGTGCTTCAACTTCATCCGAGTCCTTGTGGCCCTCAACCAGACCCACCTCTACGTCTGCGGGACCTACGccttcagccctgcctgcacctaCATC CACCTGGAGAACTTCACACTGATGTCCAGCGGCAGAGGACAACCCTTCCTGGACGGGAAGGGCCAGTGCCCCTTTGACCCCCAGCACACCTACACGGCCCTGCTGGTGG ATGGAGAGCTCTACGCCGGCACCATGAACAACTTCCAGGGCAACGAGCCCATCATCTCCCGCTCGCTGGGCAGCCGGACCCTGCTCAAGACGGACGCCTTCCTCCGCTGGCTTTCGG CCGACGCCGCCTTCGTGGCCTCCTTCAGCATCCCTGGCGATGACAAGGTCTACTTCTTCTTCGAGGAGACGGCCGATGAGTTTGATTTCTTCGAGCGGCTCCTGGTGCCGCGGGTGGCCCGCGTCTGCAAG AGCGATGTCGGGGGGGACAAGGTGCTGCAGAAGAAGTGGACGACGTTCCTGAAGGCCCAGCTGATGTGCTCGCAACCCGGCCACTTCCCCTTCAACGTCATCCATCACGCCttcgccctgccccgccgcgaCGGCGGCGCCGACTTCTACGCCGTCTTCACCTCGCAGTG gcaggcgggcagggcgggcagcgcagCCGTCTGTGCCTACAGCCTGGAGGCCCTGGAAGAGGTCTTCGAGGGCAAGTACAAGGAGCTGAACAAGGAGAGCTCCCGCTGGACGGTCTACGGCGGCCCCGACATGAGTCCCCGGCCCGGCAGC tgctACATGGGTGCCTCCTCTGACAAAGCCCTCACCTTCATGAAGGACCATTTCCTAATGGACGGGAAGGTGTCACCCACCCAGGGGCAGCCGCTGCTGGTGAAGACGGACGTCACGTACACACGCATCGCGGTGGACGAGACTCGTGGCATCTCGGGAGTCACCTACCGCGTCATGTTCCTGGCCACGG CGGAGGGTTTCCTGCACAAAGCGGTGGagctgcccgggggtccccacaTCGTGGAGAGCATCCAGCTCTTCGGAACGCCGGAGCCGGTGAAGAACCTACTGCTGGCCCCGGGGAAG GGCTTCCTCTACGTGGGCTACTCCGGTGGCGTCCTCCAAGTCCCGTTGGCCAACTGCAGCCTGCACCGGAGCTGCGCCGAGTGCGTGCTGGCGCGGGACCCGTACTGCGCCTGGCACAGCCTCGAGGGCTCCTGCCAGCCGGCCCGCGCCGCCACCGCCGAGGACAC GAGCGCGTGGCTGCAGGACGTCGAGACGGGGAGCCCAGCCACCGCGTGCCACCGCGGGAGGAGAGTGGCCATGCCCCGAGCCTGGGGGCCACCGGAGGACCCCGCCGCAGAGA ggctcagccccccgcTTAACGCCGTGGTCCGCCTGCCGtgcccccgccgctccgccctGGCCACCTACAGCTGGCAGCAGcccgcgggccgggggggccggggggacgcgACGCTGCTGCCTGACCACACGCTGGTGGTCATCATGCAACGGGGGACTGCGGGCACCTACAAGTGCCAGGCCACTGAGAACGGCTACACCTGGACCGTGGCCCATTACCAGCTATGGGACCCCAGTGGGGCGGCCCCCCAGCCGGACAGGCTGACTGAGGAGGGCTTGGCCTGGGGGTCCTCAACCCCCGGCACCTCCCAGTCTTACTGGCCCCAGTTTGTCACCGTCACCGTGCTGCTGGCCGTGACGCTGGCCGCTGCCGCCTGCCTGGCCCTCCTCGCCTACCATGACCAGCTCAAAGCCAGGAGCAAGGTGCGGGGGTGCGgcgcaccccacagccccccatccCAGCACCGGGAGAAGGTACCCCTCAACGGGGGGTCCGGAGAGCCCCCGGCACCCGTGGTCCccaccgaggaggaggaggaggaggaggaaagctccAACGCTTGCTGCCTCCAGCTTGATGGGGACATCGATGCTGACAACAACAGGGTCCGTGTCCCGGCAGGGGACACGGCATGA